The Paenibacillus sp. FSL R7-0345 DNA segment ATCGCCCGGTAGAACTGCTCCACTTCAACCTCTGCGAGCTGTTCCGGGAAATGCTGCTGCAGATCACCATAATAACGTTGCCAAAAGGCGCGGCTGCGGCCGATCATATTTTCCCATAGTCTGGACTGTGACTCATGGATACCCATTGAGGTGCCTCCGGAAAGCGGCGTTCCAATCAGATCCTTGCTGATATTCTGCTCATACAGGGCGTGTCCGCCTTCATGCAGTGAGCTGAAAATCGCACTTGTTACATTATCCAGCAGGTAATTGGTTGTAATGCGCACATCGCCCGGGTTAAGCCCGGTAGCAAACGGATGAACACTCTCGTCCAGGCGTCCTGCATCAAAGTCATAGCCCATCTGCTCCAGCACGAACAGGCCGAACTTTTCCTGCTGCTCTTTGGCGTAGATCTGGCTCAGGAATTCGGTATCCGGCTTGTTTGCAGAAGCGCTGATCGCTTCTACCAGCGGAACCAGGCGGCTGCGCAGACGGCCGAACAGCTCGTCCACTTTGGCGACAGTCAGATCCGGCTCATACATATCCAGCAGCGTATCATACCGGGTATCCTTAACACCCCAATAGTCGATGAATTCCTGCTTGAAGGCGACAATTTTACTCAGGAACGGCTCAAAGGAGGCAAAATCATCATTCGCCTTGGCTTCCTCCCACATACTCTCCGAATGAGCGGCCAGAACGGAGTACTCTTCGAATTTTTTAGAAGGAATACTCTTGCTGCGTTCATACTCCTTGCGGCAGTCCTTTACCATTTTGTTCTGGATATCACTGAGCTGGCCTGCTACCTCAGGAGCACTGAAAAACTCGGTGAATGAACCCATTTCCTCTGACGTCTCCAGCCGGAAAAGCTCACCCGAGAGTACACCGATCGTTCCCGAGCGGACCTCTACACCTTTACGGGGCGCTCCTGTACGCAAATCCCAGTGAAGAAGACCGATGGCTTCGGCATAGCCGCTGATTTTAGATAATAACTCCTGAAACTGTTCCCATTTTTCCTGAATTGCCTGTTCCATTTCCATCCACCTGCTTTCTCTGTTTTCCTTATTCTTCTTGATGATACTTTTTTGGATGGGGATAAGCAACTTTGCCCGTCACATGCGGGAAATGGAGCTATTGCTGCAGCTGCAATCACACCTGGTTATTGACGTCCGTGTTTTATTATCCTTATAATCATTTCAGAGCTTTCAGCTTCAAATTTGAAATAGTTCATTCATTACCAAACTGGTGAATAGACCTTACGTACATACGTAAAGCCTACATTACACAATACTATTTTTAGGAGGAAGCATGGTCATGACACACGTATCGGAAATTTTGGATTTTAACAAGAAGTTTGTTGAGGAAAAAGAATACGAGTCCTATCTGACCAGCCGTTTCCCGGATAAAAAAATGCTGGTTATCACCTGTATGGATACGCGCCTGGTAGAGCTTTTGCCGAAAGCGATGAATTTCAAAAACGGTGATGTCAAAATCATTAAAAACGCCGGTGCCGTCATCTCCCAGCCGTTCGGTTCGGTTATGCGCAGTGTTATGGTTGCGCTATATGAGCTCGATGCGGAAGAAGTCATTGTCGTCGGCCACTATGAATGCGGTATGGCTTCCCTGAACGCTGACAAGATGATCAACTCGATTAAAGAGCGCGGCATATCTGAAGAAGTGCTGTCGACACTTGAGAATTCGGGAATCAAGCTGACCAAATGGCTGCGCGGGTTTGACAATGTGAAGGACGGGGTAATTCAGACTGTGGAGCTTATTAAGCGCCATCCCTTACTCCCCCCAAACGTACCTGTTCACGGCATGGTCATCGATCCGGCTACCGGAGCGCTTGAGCTTGTCTCGGAAGGTTACGTGGAGAACAAGGCAACTCTCTGACAAATGTTTTTTGGCGTGGACTTGATGTCCACGCCCTTTTTTATTTCCGGATAATCACCGGAAAAATGAATCCAAAAATTTTTATTTAAAATTGAAACCTCCTGGGGCATGCTACGTATTACCGGGCAGAACTACAAATTTTAAGACAATCTTAGGAGGGTATTCGTACTAAATGAAATCTATGAAACGCGTAATGATGATTGTGATGGCCTTTACCCTGTTCTTTGCTGTAACCGCTCCCGATTTTGCGGATGCGAAACGCGGGGGGTTTAAATCCGGCAGCCGCGGCTTTACCACGACTCCGAAGAAATCTACTACGGATAATGTAAGAAAAAGTGATAGCACTACTGGTACTACAGCCGGAACTGCCAGCACTGCAAAACGCGGATTTTTCAGCGGCGGCGGGCTGATGAAGGGTATGATGATCGGCGGTCTGGCCGGTTTCCTGTTCGGCAGCATGTTTGCCGGTATGGGCGCGTTCGGTAACATTCTCGGCTTCCTCGTTAATATGCTTGCGATCTATCTTGTTGTGGTGCTTGTAATGTCCTTCTTCCGCCGCAGAAGAGAAAGACGCAGACTTGAAGAAAGAGACGGCCGCTACTAATGTCAATGACCGTTCTCAGTATGGACGAAATTATTAACGCCATCTGCATGCATATGGCTGAACGTAAAGGCGTGCGTGTCCAGGATGTCCAGGTCGAGCTAAGCTGGGATGAAGATACCGGCTACACCGCAGAGGTCTGGATTCAGGGACGCAGCCAATACCTGGTGGAATCCAACATGATTGAAGCCATTCTACGCTATCTGCACAGCGAGTACGGCATCCGTGCTTACCGCGAGAACGTACGGCTGGATCTGGATGAAGAAATTACCGCAATTGTGAGTATGTAATAAGGCGTTAAGAGGCAGCCCGGCGGGCTGCCTCTTTTTTATTAGTATAAATCTATAAGTTACCGAATCCCCGTCAAGTGCCTGGATCAGTCTCTATGTTTGGACCCTGTTTCGTGGAGATATTTTAGCGTATATGCTACTTATCTGTTATTCGTGAAAATATTGCTTCACTGTTCCCCGGCCGTTCAC contains these protein-coding regions:
- a CDS encoding carbonic anhydrase, with amino-acid sequence MTHVSEILDFNKKFVEEKEYESYLTSRFPDKKMLVITCMDTRLVELLPKAMNFKNGDVKIIKNAGAVISQPFGSVMRSVMVALYELDAEEVIVVGHYECGMASLNADKMINSIKERGISEEVLSTLENSGIKLTKWLRGFDNVKDGVIQTVELIKRHPLLPPNVPVHGMVIDPATGALELVSEGYVENKATL
- a CDS encoding carboxypeptidase M32 encodes the protein MEQAIQEKWEQFQELLSKISGYAEAIGLLHWDLRTGAPRKGVEVRSGTIGVLSGELFRLETSEEMGSFTEFFSAPEVAGQLSDIQNKMVKDCRKEYERSKSIPSKKFEEYSVLAAHSESMWEEAKANDDFASFEPFLSKIVAFKQEFIDYWGVKDTRYDTLLDMYEPDLTVAKVDELFGRLRSRLVPLVEAISASANKPDTEFLSQIYAKEQQEKFGLFVLEQMGYDFDAGRLDESVHPFATGLNPGDVRITTNYLLDNVTSAIFSSLHEGGHALYEQNISKDLIGTPLSGGTSMGIHESQSRLWENMIGRSRAFWQRYYGDLQQHFPEQLAEVEVEQFYRAINSVANSFIRIEADELTYNLHIIIRYEIEKLIFNEGLEVKDLPKTWNAKYQEYLGITPPSDALGVLQDVHWSGGDFGYFASYSLGNMYAAQILNTLRKELPEFDSLIAEGNLIPIKEWLTDKIYRFGKSLTPAQIIEQVTGEPLNPDYLADYLEAKYTELYNL
- a CDS encoding YxcD family protein, translated to MSMTVLSMDEIINAICMHMAERKGVRVQDVQVELSWDEDTGYTAEVWIQGRSQYLVESNMIEAILRYLHSEYGIRAYRENVRLDLDEEITAIVSM